A single region of the Chitinivibrionales bacterium genome encodes:
- a CDS encoding acyltransferase has protein sequence MQAPQLLSKPRYSILDGLRGVAAVMVVIFHVFEAHARGHFDQIVNHGYLAVDFFFVLSGFVVAYAYDDRFVSMGVMGFFKRRLVRLHPMVIMGSVVGAALFYFGDSVVWPDIHKVPAWKMLGMTLIGFTMVPVPVSMDIRGWRELYPINGPAWTLMLEYIANLLYGLVIRHLPKWALGALVSAAGCALVNLAVFGPHGDVVGGWSMTGEQLNIGFTRLVYPFFAGLLLFRMVKLIKIKHAFWLCSLLIVTVFCVPRIGGAHHPWMNGLYESFCIIFIFPLIVFLGASGTHEGKYASRACKFLGDISYPIYITHYPIIYWYTGWVADKKLSFGQAYPVGLLVVVSSIILAYLCFGFYDVPVRRWLGKKVLLKNE, from the coding sequence ATGCAAGCACCACAACTTTTATCCAAGCCCCGCTACTCCATCCTCGACGGCCTGCGCGGCGTGGCCGCGGTCATGGTGGTGATCTTCCACGTTTTCGAGGCGCATGCCCGTGGCCATTTTGACCAGATCGTAAACCACGGATACCTGGCGGTCGATTTCTTCTTTGTCCTCTCCGGCTTCGTGGTCGCCTATGCCTACGACGACCGCTTCGTCTCCATGGGCGTCATGGGTTTTTTCAAGCGGCGGCTGGTCAGACTCCATCCCATGGTCATCATGGGCTCGGTCGTCGGCGCGGCGCTCTTTTACTTTGGAGACTCGGTGGTGTGGCCGGACATCCACAAGGTGCCGGCGTGGAAGATGCTCGGGATGACGCTGATCGGTTTTACCATGGTGCCGGTGCCGGTCTCAATGGACATACGCGGCTGGCGGGAGCTGTACCCCATCAACGGACCGGCCTGGACCCTGATGCTTGAGTATATCGCAAACCTTTTGTACGGGCTTGTCATAAGGCACTTGCCCAAGTGGGCGCTGGGGGCGCTGGTGTCCGCCGCGGGATGCGCGCTTGTCAACCTTGCGGTGTTCGGCCCCCACGGCGACGTGGTGGGCGGCTGGTCCATGACGGGGGAGCAGCTGAACATCGGGTTCACGCGGCTCGTGTATCCGTTCTTTGCCGGCCTGCTGCTTTTCCGCATGGTAAAGCTGATAAAAATCAAACACGCCTTTTGGCTGTGCAGCCTGCTCATCGTGACGGTCTTTTGTGTGCCGCGTATCGGCGGCGCCCATCATCCCTGGATGAACGGCCTGTACGAGTCGTTTTGCATAATCTTCATTTTTCCGCTTATCGTGTTTCTGGGGGCAAGCGGCACGCATGAAGGGAAATACGCCTCACGCGCGTGCAAGTTCCTGGGCGACATCTCGTATCCGATTTACATCACGCACTATCCGATAATTTACTGGTACACCGGGTGGGTCGCCGACAAAAAACTTTCCTTCGGCCAGGCATATCCCGTCGGGCTGCTCGTAGTAGTATCCAGTATCATTCTCGCATATTTGTGCTTCGGGTTTTATGACGTGCCGGTGCGGCGGTGGTTGGGGAAAAAGGTATTATTAAAAAATGAATAA
- the map gene encoding type I methionyl aminopeptidase, producing MQSVPNRNAPCYCGSGKKYKKCHMLLDQKSGAAQIKPKRRLAKTQSEIEAMRGAGAFNGELMDYMRRFVRAGASTLELDTLAHDYTVQHGHTPACLNYKGYPKSICTSINNVVCHGIPSAHDVLNNGDIVNVDLTTIVDGFYGDSSETFMIGDVGEKARHLVMVTAKAMLLGIAACRPGNHLQAIARAIEPYARAQGCSVVHQYTGHGVGTQFHEHFSVYHHIATDGDDVELEPGMTLTVEPMINLGGWEVVTDPRDKWTVRTKDGSLSAQFEHTVLVTGGAPEILTLTPSQKKAGAAIIVPGMDLS from the coding sequence ATGCAATCCGTCCCCAACCGCAACGCCCCCTGCTACTGCGGCAGCGGCAAGAAATACAAGAAATGCCATATGCTGCTGGACCAGAAGTCGGGCGCGGCGCAAATAAAACCGAAGCGCAGGCTCGCCAAGACGCAATCCGAGATCGAGGCCATGCGCGGGGCCGGCGCCTTCAACGGCGAGCTCATGGATTACATGCGGCGGTTTGTCAGGGCCGGCGCATCGACCCTGGAGCTCGATACGCTCGCGCACGACTACACCGTGCAACACGGCCATACGCCCGCGTGCCTCAATTACAAGGGTTACCCAAAGTCAATCTGCACGTCCATCAACAACGTCGTGTGCCACGGCATCCCGTCGGCGCATGACGTGCTCAACAACGGCGACATCGTGAACGTCGACCTCACCACCATCGTGGACGGCTTTTACGGCGATTCGTCGGAGACGTTCATGATCGGCGACGTGGGGGAGAAGGCCAGGCATCTTGTGATGGTGACGGCAAAGGCGATGCTGCTCGGCATTGCCGCATGCAGGCCGGGCAATCATCTGCAGGCCATTGCCCGGGCCATTGAGCCGTATGCGCGGGCGCAGGGCTGCTCCGTGGTGCACCAGTACACGGGCCACGGCGTCGGCACTCAGTTCCACGAGCACTTCAGCGTGTATCACCATATCGCGACCGACGGCGACGACGTGGAGCTCGAGCCGGGCATGACGCTCACCGTGGAGCCCATGATCAACCTCGGCGGATGGGAAGTAGTCACCGACCCGCGCGACAAGTGGACCGTGCGCACCAAGGACGGCTCGCTGTCCGCCCAGTTCGAGCACACGGTGCTCGTCACCGGTGGCGCGCCCGAAATCCTCACGCTCACCCCGTCGCAAAAGAAGGCGGGCGCGGCCATCATCGTGCCCGGCATGGACCTTTCATGA
- the hflX gene encoding GTPase HflX has translation MKPTRLFDTDVPPPSERVILAGLFTEGTDPELFEIDMKEMRMLCATAGATIAETAVQRRDAPVASTYIGTGKLEEIRGLMKRHGCKTVVIDGQLSPGQVRNIEKIVEGKVIDRAQLILDIFAKHARTNEARIQVELAQMKTLYPRLTHAWTHFSQQVGGIGTTGPGEKQLEVDRRLIKKKISDLNDRLKAIEKSRATQRKSRAGEFKVTLVGYTNVGKSCLLNALSGADVLVQNRLFATLDTATRRTFIQGIGEIVISDTVGFLRKLPPDLVASFRGTLEVVSQADLLLIVMDAASPWSDRQLATVKEVLADLGADHIPHLLLFNKIDLVADPVARKKLSVNYPDALLVSALSPDDMAVVKEHVAEIIRTYKKDAAAADIIAKKTKELNRDPDEPAGLPWENR, from the coding sequence ATGAAGCCCACCCGCCTCTTCGACACCGATGTTCCCCCGCCCTCAGAGCGCGTGATCCTTGCCGGGCTGTTTACAGAAGGGACCGATCCGGAGCTGTTCGAGATTGACATGAAGGAAATGCGCATGCTGTGCGCCACCGCGGGCGCCACCATCGCCGAGACCGCGGTGCAGCGCCGCGACGCGCCGGTCGCGTCGACCTACATCGGCACGGGCAAACTGGAAGAGATCCGCGGGCTCATGAAGCGGCACGGATGCAAGACCGTGGTCATCGACGGCCAGCTGTCGCCCGGCCAGGTGCGCAACATCGAGAAGATCGTGGAGGGCAAGGTGATCGACCGCGCCCAGCTCATCCTCGACATTTTCGCCAAGCACGCGCGCACCAACGAGGCCCGCATCCAGGTGGAGCTCGCGCAGATGAAAACGCTGTACCCGCGGCTCACGCACGCGTGGACCCACTTTTCCCAGCAGGTGGGCGGCATCGGCACCACCGGGCCGGGAGAAAAACAGCTCGAGGTGGACCGCCGGCTCATCAAGAAAAAGATCAGCGACCTCAACGACCGGCTCAAGGCAATCGAGAAATCCCGCGCCACGCAGCGCAAGTCGCGCGCGGGCGAGTTCAAGGTGACGCTCGTGGGCTACACCAACGTGGGGAAATCGTGCCTGCTCAACGCGCTGTCGGGCGCCGACGTGCTCGTGCAGAACAGGCTTTTTGCCACGCTCGATACGGCCACGCGCCGTACGTTCATACAGGGGATCGGTGAGATCGTCATCTCCGACACGGTGGGCTTTCTGCGCAAGCTCCCGCCCGATCTTGTCGCGTCGTTCAGGGGGACGCTCGAGGTGGTGTCGCAGGCCGACCTGCTCCTCATCGTGATGGACGCGGCGAGCCCGTGGTCGGACCGCCAGCTCGCGACTGTCAAGGAAGTGCTCGCCGACCTCGGCGCCGACCACATCCCGCACCTGCTGCTGTTCAACAAGATCGACCTTGTCGCCGATCCGGTCGCGCGGAAAAAACTTTCGGTCAATTATCCCGACGCGCTGCTCGTTTCCGCGCTTTCGCCGGATGACATGGCCGTGGTGAAGGAGCATGTCGCGGAAATAATCAGGACGTATAAAAAAGACGCCGCCGCGGCCGACATCATAGCGAAGAAGACGAAGGAACTGAACAGGGATCCGGATGAGCCGGCGGGATTGCCCTGGGAAAATAGATAA
- a CDS encoding DUF58 domain-containing protein has translation MSNQISFLKPEHLAPIRNLTLRTKAIVEGTIAGLHKSPYHGFSAQFLEYRPYLPGEAARRIDWRKYAKTGRSVVRLYEDETNLFAWLLLDKSASMTFNSTAAMSKFEYARTLAASLSWILVRQRDAVGLYAFDSGEHVMLPPRSTNTQLKAILTRLETMAPGGTTAIARSLSRLAETIRKRGLCIVISDLLDEPTAIITALRHLRFKRQDVMVLWVLDPLERAFSAAGGLDVRDLETGAGVAVDGLTASEYFSRGMLGHQKAIEDACRSLRIGFEPVVTSEPFQKALLRVLAKRRRLF, from the coding sequence ATGAGTAATCAAATATCATTCCTAAAACCCGAACACCTCGCCCCGATCCGAAACCTCACCCTTCGGACCAAGGCGATCGTCGAGGGAACCATCGCGGGACTTCACAAAAGTCCCTATCACGGGTTTTCCGCGCAGTTTCTCGAATACCGGCCCTACCTGCCGGGCGAGGCGGCGCGCCGCATTGACTGGCGCAAATACGCGAAGACCGGCCGGTCCGTGGTGCGGCTGTACGAGGACGAGACCAACCTGTTCGCGTGGCTGCTTCTTGACAAAAGCGCCTCGATGACGTTCAATTCCACCGCGGCGATGAGCAAATTCGAATATGCCCGGACGCTGGCCGCGTCGCTTTCGTGGATCCTCGTCCGCCAGCGCGACGCGGTGGGGCTGTACGCCTTCGACAGCGGCGAACACGTGATGCTGCCGCCGCGCTCCACCAACACCCAGCTCAAGGCCATACTCACGCGCCTCGAAACCATGGCGCCCGGCGGGACCACCGCCATTGCACGGTCGCTGTCGCGGCTCGCGGAGACGATCCGCAAGCGCGGGCTGTGCATCGTCATCTCGGACCTGCTCGACGAGCCGACGGCGATCATCACGGCACTGCGGCATCTGCGGTTCAAGCGCCAGGACGTGATGGTGCTGTGGGTGCTCGACCCGCTCGAGCGCGCGTTTTCCGCCGCCGGCGGCCTTGACGTACGCGACCTTGAGACGGGCGCCGGCGTCGCGGTGGACGGCCTCACCGCGTCGGAATATTTTTCCCGGGGCATGCTCGGCCACCAAAAGGCGATCGAGGACGCGTGCCGGTCGCTGAGGATCGGGTTTGAGCCCGTGGTCACCAGTGAACCGTTCCAGAAGGCGCTGTTGCGCGTCTTGGCAAAACGGAGGCGGCTGTTTTGA